In one window of Rhinopithecus roxellana isolate Shanxi Qingling chromosome 15, ASM756505v1, whole genome shotgun sequence DNA:
- the HBE1 gene encoding hemoglobin subunit epsilon, with amino-acid sequence MVHFTAEEKAAVTSLWSKMNVEEAGGEALGRLLVVYPWTQRFFDSFGNLSSPSAILGNPKVKAHGKKVLTSFGDAIKNMDNLKTAFAKLSELHCDKLHVDPENFKLLGNVMVIILATHFGKEFTPEVQAAWQKLVSAVAIALAHKYH; translated from the exons ATGGTGCATTTTACTGCTGAGGAGAAGGCTGCCGTCACTAGCCTGTGGAGCAAGATGAATGTGGAAGAGGCTGGAGGTGAAGCCTTGGGCAG GCTCCTCGTTGTTTACCCCTGGACCCAGAGATTTTTTGACAGCTTTGGAAATCTGTCATCTCCCTCTGCCATCCTGGGCAACCCCAAGGTCAAGGCCCATGGCAAGAAGGTGCTGACTTCCTTTGGAGATGCTATTAAAAACATGGACAACCTCAAGACCGCCTTTGCTAAGCTGAGTGAGCTGCACTGTGACAAGCTGCATGTGGATCCTGAGAACTTCAAG CTACTGGGTAACGTGATGGTGATTATTCTGGCTACTCACTTTGGCAAGGAGTTCACCCCTGAAGTGCAGGCTGCCTGGCAGAAGCTGGTGTCTGCTGTCGCCATTGCCCTGGCCCATAAGTACCACTGA